One genomic segment of Oenanthe melanoleuca isolate GR-GAL-2019-014 chromosome 5, OMel1.0, whole genome shotgun sequence includes these proteins:
- the BAHD1 gene encoding bromo adjacent homology domain-containing 1 protein has protein sequence MTHARKKQLFLLKHPAGSAGQASSPTGSRRMDRANAEQRDGDASEAPNCPSGFVGNNKSKSLREVRKTYPLRRRLLPSVSKKTCKVLLTRLEDVAGSLSKQTPSCKKKHLPSWVEGLGSALFSEQVQPVGAGKSESSGEKCTVSYPGPEQDFDPAPSEPRKRRLASLNAEAVNNLLFERDDGLLAGRRFRRDSGKAAGDCTLKGLQCKAGDSWPALEKPAVKTGKGKNRHEPSQKCNSCEHSLDEVFDDGAKREDGAISYHPTPKRLASLNAVAFLKLTHEKDQPLKQRSKSDGEGKSENHCSKSTLKWAKAGRKNCVKSKKEVASLKMDGQHGWQGQTLGTFGKGEQRDSSRLYGTTEPVPYESLSGSYASTEGFYHRLPLLMGGQASMKPEYGRPGEKSPTPKQEFHQPSFPVQQFPPLPVPGNHADCGCLYESSDLTPLNGFYVYYGQSGYSGYSPCSVYPKDELSQAATCEGLLVSSGSLPSGAHLQPLHWCSSPYCCGEGAAVSSYSVCGVVHVPEGRIGSVHAGRSSYPYKMPFAAEGCKSLDQLNLTIPVAGHPASPAHPLSGCPVPSVPPAAEPVPHLQTPNSDPQTMARECPQSSKPPSGSKSGLRNTPGCLHASNSKAAGGHSHPKQQRISRRRATNGWIPVGTACEKAVYVVNEPEPAVRKSYQAVERDGEIIRVRDTVLLKSGPRKKSMPYVAKISALWEDPKTGELMMSLLWYYRPEHTQGGRNPSMHQNEIFASRHQDENSVACIEEKCYVLTFAEYCRFCALAKRRVEGIPGRKTILVPPSEEYSTPPHRKVPEDTDPELVFLCRHVYDFRHGRILKNPQ, from the exons ATGACGCATGCCCggaaaaaacaacttttccttctgaaacatCCAGCTGGTTCTGCTGGCCAGGCCTCGTCGCcaacaggcagcaggaggatggaCAGGGCCAACGCAGAGCAGCGGGACGGAGATGCCTCGGAGGCTCCGAACTGTCCCAGCGGGTTTGTAGGGAATAACAAGAGCAAGAGTTTGCGTGAAGTGCGAAAGACGTACCCGCTGCGGAGGCGGCTGCTCCCCTCGGTGAGCAAAAAGACCTGCAAGGTGCTGCTCACCAGGCTGGAGGATGTGGCTGGCTCTCTGTCCAAACAGACCCCGAGCTGTAAAAAAAAGCATCTTCCCAGCTGGGTTGAGGGTTTGGGATCTGCTTTGTTCTCGGAACAAGTTCAGCCTGTGGGAGCGGGCAAGAGTGAGTCATCCGGGGAGAAGTGCACAGTAAGTTATCCTGGGCCGGAGCAGGACTTTGATCCTGCTCCCTCGGAGCCCAGGAAGCGCCGGCTGGCCTCACTGAACGCGGAGGCGGTGAACAACCTGCTGTTCGAACGGGACGATGGCTTGTTAGCCGGCAGGCGCTTCCGCAGGGACTCGGGAAAGGCTGCTGGGGACTGCACCCTCAAGGGCCTGCAGTGCAAAGCCGGTGACAGCTGGCCTGCCCTGGAAAAACCAGCTGTGAAAACGGGGAAAGGAAAGAACCGGCATGAACCCAGTCAGAAATGCAATAGCTGCGAGCATTCGCTGGATGAGGTCTTTGATGATGGGGCAAAGAGGGAGGATGGTGCCATCTCCTACCATCCCACCCCAAAGAGACTGGCCAGCCTGAACGCCGTGGCCTTCCTGAAGCTGACCCACGAGAAAGACCAGCCCCTGAAACAGAGGAGTAAATCGGACGGAGAGGGCAAGTCTGAGAACCACTGTTCGAAATCTACGCTCAAATGGGCCAAAGCTGGACGGAAGAACTGTGTCAAATCCAAGAAGGAAGTGGCTAGCTTAAAAATGGATGGGCAGCACGGCTGGCAAGGCCAGACCCTGGGCACGTTTGGGAAAGGGGAGCAGCGGGACTCTTCTAGGCTCTATGGGACGACAGAGCCCGTCCCCTATGAGTCGCTGTCTGGCTCCTATGCCAGCACGGAGGGCTTCTACCACAGACTGCCTTTGCTCATGGGAGGTCAAGCTTCCATGAAGCCGGAGTATGGAAGACCCGGAGAGAAATCCCCAACCCCCAAACAGGAATTTCATCAGCCTTCCTTTCCCGTGCAGCAGTTCCCTCCCTTGCCTGTGCCCGGGAATCACGCGGATTGTGGATGTCTCTATGAATCCTCAGATCTGACTCCGTTGAACGGGTTTTATGTTTATTATGGCCAAAGTGGATACAGTGGCTATTCCCCCTGCTCCGTTTATCCCAAGGACGAGCTGTCGCAGGCTGCCACCTGCGAGGGGCTCCTGGTATCTTCCGGTTCCTTGCCATCAGGTGCTCAtctccagcccctgcactgGTGCAGCTCTCCGTACTGCTGCGGGGAGGGAGCGGCCGTGAGCAGCTACAGCGTCTGCGGCGTGGTGCATGTGCCCGAGGGCAGGATCGGCAGCGTGCACGCCGGACGGAGCAGCTACCCCTACAAAATGCCTTTTGCAGCAG AAGGCTGCAAGTCTCTGGACCAGCTGAACCTCACAATCCCGGTGGCAGGACACCCCGCGTCGCCTGCCCACCCGCTCTCAGGATGTCCTGTGCCCAGCGTGCCACCGGCTGCAGAGCCCGTTCCTCACCTGCAGACCCCCAACTCTGACCCTCAGACCATGGCCCGAGAATGTCCTCAGAGCTCCAAGCCTCCCAGCGGCTCCAAGTCGGGGCTGCGGAACACTCCGGGCTGCCTGCACGCCTCCAACAGCAAAGCGGCCGGGGGCCATTCCCACCCCAAGCAGCAGCGGATCAGCCGGCGCAGAGCCACCAACGGCTGGATCCCCGTGGGCACGGCCTGCGAGAAGGCTGTCTACGTCGTG aacGAGCCGGAGCCGGCCGTGCGCAAGAGCTACCAGGCTGTGGAGAGGGACGGGGAGATCATCCGCGTGCGGGACACCGTGCTCCTCAAATCGGGGCCCCGCAAGAAATCCATGCCCTACGTCGCCAAGATCTCCGCCCTCTGGGAGGACCCCAAGACAG GGGAGCTGATGATGAGCCTCCTGTGGTATTACAGACCAGAGCACACTCAGGGAGGCCGCAACCCCAGCATGCACCAG AACGAGATCTTTGCGTCGCGGCACCAGGACGAGAACAGCGTTGCCTGCATCGAGGAGAAGTGCTACGTGCTGACCTTCGCAGAGTACTGCAG ATTTTGTGCCTTGGCAAAGCGTCGAGTGGAAGGGATCCCGGGCAGGAAAACCATCCTGGTTCCTCCCTCGGAGGAGTATTCCACCCCTCCGCACCGCAAGGTGCCCGAGGACACGGACCCCGAGCTGGTTTTCCTCTGCCGCCACGTCTACGACTTCCGGCACGGGCGCATCCTGAAGAACCCGCAGTAG